The following coding sequences are from one uncultured Cohaesibacter sp. window:
- a CDS encoding 2-hydroxyacid dehydrogenase: MKPDVLVVVPLRPDQQSQLEDAYTLHRYDLAEDKDAFLDEVGDKIVAAVASGGRSLQRPQIEKLPNLKIIASSGVGYDSTDVAACNEKGIKLTNTPDVLTDDVADLALGLVLAIRRELVKGDAYVRSGAWGRDGMMGLTRSMRGKKVGIAGFGRIGKAIAARLAPLGVEMAYNGRHEQSGVDYPYMSDLVAMAKWSDMLIAVMPGGPATQGIINTQVLEALGPEGTFINVARGSVVDEDALIACLKDGRLGSAALDVYLNEPNPNPAFTELTNIVLHPHHASATVETRGAMSQLVVDNLAAHFAGKPLLTAVN, encoded by the coding sequence ATGAAACCTGACGTCCTTGTTGTCGTTCCTCTGCGCCCAGATCAGCAAAGCCAGCTGGAAGACGCCTATACGCTCCATCGTTACGATCTGGCTGAAGACAAGGATGCCTTTCTTGACGAGGTCGGAGACAAGATCGTCGCTGCCGTTGCCAGTGGCGGACGTAGCCTTCAGCGCCCGCAAATCGAGAAACTGCCGAATCTCAAGATCATTGCCTCTTCCGGTGTCGGTTATGACTCAACCGATGTTGCAGCATGCAACGAAAAAGGCATCAAGCTGACAAATACTCCCGATGTACTCACCGACGACGTGGCCGATCTGGCGCTGGGGCTTGTCCTTGCCATCCGCCGCGAACTGGTCAAGGGCGATGCCTATGTGCGCTCCGGCGCCTGGGGCCGGGATGGCATGATGGGGCTCACCCGCTCCATGCGTGGCAAGAAAGTGGGCATCGCGGGCTTTGGTCGCATCGGCAAGGCAATTGCGGCCCGTCTGGCCCCGCTTGGCGTCGAGATGGCCTATAATGGACGTCATGAACAGAGTGGTGTTGACTACCCTTACATGTCCGATCTGGTTGCCATGGCGAAATGGTCCGACATGCTGATCGCCGTCATGCCCGGCGGGCCTGCGACACAAGGAATAATCAACACCCAAGTGCTAGAGGCACTTGGCCCGGAAGGCACCTTTATCAATGTCGCTCGTGGATCGGTCGTCGATGAAGATGCCCTTATCGCTTGCCTCAAGGATGGTCGTCTGGGCAGCGCGGCGCTTGACGTTTATCTCAATGAGCCAAATCCGAATCCGGCATTTACTGAGCTGACAAATATCGTCCTGCATCCGCACCATGCCAGCGCCACGGTAGAGACGCGCGGGGCCATGTCTCAGCTGGTCGTCGACAATCTTGCCGCTCACTTTGCTGGCAAGCCGCTTTTGACTGCGGTCAACTGA
- a CDS encoding DnaJ C-terminal domain-containing protein — MRDPYSVLGVSKSADEREIKSAFRKLAKKYHPDQNKSDPKAQEKFSEVNQAYEIIGDKEKRGKYDRGEIDEQGKEKFHGFAGGGNPFGGGGNPFGGGGRGGNPFGGGATEDIFSEIFGNMAGGGRRGGGNPFGAGADPFGGGAHHGGQHRAQPQKGQDAEAKLSVSLEDLVSGEKRRVHLPTGKTLDMAVPKGVKDGQTIRMKGQGFESRTGPAGDALVTIQIMPHKLFTVEENNVRLDLPLTLYEAVLGAKVQIPTLEGKAAVKIPAGMSSGKSLRLKGKGLPDRDGNRGDLLVTAKIILPEGSDPGLRALMEDWQDTRPYRPRGPEFG, encoded by the coding sequence ATGAGAGATCCATATAGCGTGCTTGGTGTGTCCAAGTCTGCGGATGAGCGCGAAATCAAGAGCGCTTTCCGTAAGCTTGCGAAGAAATACCACCCAGATCAGAACAAAAGCGATCCGAAAGCGCAAGAAAAGTTCTCGGAGGTCAATCAGGCCTACGAGATCATTGGTGACAAGGAAAAGCGCGGAAAATATGACCGCGGCGAAATAGACGAACAAGGCAAGGAAAAATTCCATGGCTTCGCCGGTGGCGGCAATCCGTTTGGCGGAGGGGGCAATCCCTTTGGCGGCGGTGGTCGCGGTGGCAATCCATTCGGCGGCGGTGCTACGGAAGATATCTTCAGCGAGATTTTCGGCAATATGGCCGGTGGCGGGCGTCGTGGTGGTGGCAATCCGTTTGGTGCTGGCGCTGATCCATTTGGTGGTGGCGCCCATCATGGTGGCCAGCATCGGGCCCAGCCGCAAAAAGGGCAGGATGCAGAAGCCAAGCTGAGCGTGTCTCTGGAAGATCTTGTCTCCGGCGAAAAGCGCCGCGTCCATTTGCCGACAGGCAAGACACTGGATATGGCCGTGCCCAAGGGCGTCAAGGACGGCCAGACCATCCGCATGAAGGGGCAGGGCTTTGAAAGCCGCACCGGCCCGGCAGGCGATGCTCTGGTAACAATCCAGATTATGCCGCACAAGCTTTTCACGGTGGAAGAGAACAATGTCCGACTTGATCTGCCATTGACGCTTTATGAAGCGGTGCTGGGAGCAAAGGTTCAGATCCCGACCCTTGAAGGCAAGGCAGCGGTGAAAATTCCGGCTGGCATGAGTTCGGGCAAGAGCCTGCGCCTCAAAGGCAAGGGACTGCCTGACAGAGACGGCAACCGTGGAGATCTTCTGGTAACCGCCAAGATCATCCTGCCCGAAGGATCCGATCCGGGCCTCAGAGCCTTGATGGAAGATTGGCAGGATACGCGGCCATATCGTCCGCGCGGGCCAGAATTCGGCTAA
- a CDS encoding M42 family peptidase codes for MNIDLLRRLCETPGVPGREHRIRALIEKEAEGLFDEIETDAMGSLICTRFPTTEQEEGAVPERVLLLCHMDEIGFLVSHISDKGFINIDPVGGFDPRTLFARRVLVCTKEGDYKGVMNPGGKGLHISTPEERKKLPEVNDFIIDLGMGEATKEKVKVGDYIVMDEPLLDMGDKVVSKALDNRIACWLGIEVIREIVESKVSHDCEIIVTFTTQEEVGLRGARTASFGVAPDVVIGVDTTLACDTPGTPEKDTVTTQGKGVGIDIKDGSFIADIDLVEELEAIAGEKDIPVQRFILARGGQDGAAGQQAGSGTKAAAIGVGTRYIHTVCEMIDKVDIQSAKDLLVAYLGKH; via the coding sequence ATGAACATTGATCTTCTCCGTCGCCTTTGCGAAACCCCCGGTGTGCCGGGCCGTGAACATCGCATCCGTGCCTTGATTGAAAAAGAGGCTGAAGGCCTTTTTGATGAAATTGAAACCGACGCAATGGGCTCGCTTATCTGCACCCGGTTTCCAACGACCGAGCAGGAAGAAGGCGCTGTTCCCGAGCGCGTTCTGCTACTCTGCCACATGGATGAAATCGGCTTTCTTGTAAGCCATATCTCTGACAAGGGCTTTATCAATATCGATCCGGTTGGCGGCTTTGATCCGCGCACCCTGTTTGCTCGCCGCGTGCTGGTTTGCACCAAGGAGGGCGACTATAAGGGCGTGATGAATCCGGGTGGCAAGGGCCTGCATATTTCCACGCCTGAAGAGCGCAAGAAGCTGCCTGAAGTCAACGATTTCATCATTGACCTCGGCATGGGCGAAGCCACCAAGGAAAAAGTCAAGGTCGGCGATTACATCGTCATGGACGAGCCGCTGCTCGACATGGGCGACAAGGTTGTCTCCAAGGCGCTGGATAACCGCATCGCCTGCTGGTTGGGCATCGAGGTGATCCGCGAGATCGTCGAGAGCAAAGTCTCCCACGATTGCGAGATCATCGTCACCTTCACCACGCAGGAAGAAGTCGGTTTGCGCGGCGCTCGCACGGCAAGCTTCGGGGTTGCTCCCGATGTCGTTATCGGCGTCGATACGACGCTGGCATGCGACACACCGGGCACACCGGAAAAAGACACCGTCACCACTCAGGGCAAGGGCGTCGGGATTGACATCAAGGATGGTTCCTTCATCGCAGATATCGATCTGGTCGAAGAACTTGAAGCCATCGCTGGCGAAAAAGACATTCCCGTTCAGCGCTTCATTCTGGCCCGTGGTGGACAGGACGGGGCAGCCGGTCAGCAGGCTGGCTCTGGCACCAAGGCTGCTGCCATTGGCGTTGGCACCCGCTACATTCACACGGTCTGCGAGATGATCGACAAAGTCGACATCCAGTCTGCAAAAGACTTGCTGGTTGCCTATCTGGGCAAGCACTGA